A stretch of the Lolium perenne isolate Kyuss_39 chromosome 3, Kyuss_2.0, whole genome shotgun sequence genome encodes the following:
- the LOC127342006 gene encoding TOM1-like protein 9: protein MAGAMVDRASSDMLIGPDWAKNMEICDICNRDPGQSKDVVKALRKRIGHKNPKVQLLALTLLETAIKNCGDIFHMHVAERDVLHEMVKIVKKKSDPRVKEKVLVLVDTWQEALGGPRSRYPQFYAAYHELVRAGAQFPKRSDRPAPLFNGQSPAEKSMRSPDQRDEAESSAGNDFPALSMSEIQNARGIMDVLAEMLNALDPGNREGLRQEVIVELVDQCRTYKQRVVQLVNTASDEELLSQGLALNDDLQRVLARHDAIAAGIAVRVEKKPKSLQALVDTEDSANQDSKKEQALVDIGDPISQDSKTDPNQSTSEQSPFEQLALPAPPLSNGSANPPKPDSSVDLLSWDDTPSTAENSLALVPVTDPLADSTSNQSALAIVDIFSQNNAANSNSRPLDPFGLDSSPTVPGTQPYNTQTQHPAQSQQPPQQVALYSNGNTVNPGTSYDQASQFNGTNSGWNGQVANHVAPPPQQINYDDQSGALPPPPWEAPSVPTNEMSNGQSGGMHSLQPPTSQFGGVQPLQPQNNYMGGQQTQPMYSNQPGAMPPQAMQPSQIVGAQMQPGYGNQFGHLPPQSMPMPGMQFAGMQPSPMPVAQPGMMYAQQMPGAQFGGMPQQQMYGRQMASQYAYVQQSAAQYYNQGRPAYGYPGTNDLSQSMYGLSMQDSSYAGMNSSYQTPTSSSPSMGQPIRPSKPEDKFFGDLLSIAKTKQNRAS from the exons CCAATCCAAAGATGTCGTGAAGGCTCTCAGAAAAAGGATTGGGCACAAAAATCCAAAAGTTCAGCTTCTTGCATTAACT CTGCTGGAAACTGCAATAAAGAACTGTGGGGATATATTCCACATGCATGTTGcagagagagatgtgttgcatgagATGGTCAAGATAGTGAAGAAAAAG TCTGATCCACGCGTCAAAGAGAAGGTTCTGGTTCTAGTAGATACATGGCAAGAAGCTTTGGGGGGACCACGTTCCAGATATCCGCAGTTCTATGCAGCATACCATGAGTTGGTG CGTGCTGGAGCTCAATTCCCCAAGAGGTCCGACAGACCTGCACCGCTGTTTAATGGTCAGTCTCCAGCAGAGAAAAGTATGCGTAGTCCTGACCAACGGGATGAAGCTGAATCTTCTGCTGGAAATGACTTCCCTGCTCTGAG TATGTCAGAGATTCAGAATGCTCGTGGTATCATGGATGTATTAGCAGAGATGCTGAATGCTTTAGACCCTGGAAACAGAGAG GGACTAAGGCAGGaggtaattgtggagcttgttgatCAGTGCCGCACTTACAAGCAGAGAGTGGTCCAACTAGTTAATACTGCCTC GGATGAGGAACTTTTATCGCAAGGGCTTGCCCTGAATGATGATTTACAGCGTGTTCTTGCAAGACACGACGCAATTGCTGCAGGCATTGCAGTCCGAGTGGAGAAAAAACCAAAGTCTCTGCAGGCACTTGTAGATACCGAGGATTCTGCAAACCAGGACTCTAAGAAAGAGCAAGCACTAGTGGATATCGGTGACCCCATAAGCCAAGATTCTAAAACAGATCCAAACCAAAG CACAAGTGAGCAGTCTCCTTTTGAGCAACTAGCGCTTCCAGCACCTCCGTTGTCAAATGGCTCAGCAAACCCACCAAAACCTGATTCGAGCGTTGATCTTCTTAGCTGGGATGATACCCCATCTACAGCAGAAAATTCTCTAGCTCTTGTTCCAGTCACTGACCCATTGGCTGACTCTACTTCAAATCAAAGTGCTCTGGCAATTGTTGACATATTTTCTCAGAACAATGCTGCTAACAGCAATTCCAGACCACTTGATCCCTTTGGTCTGGATTCAAGTCCCACCGTTCCGGGAACACAACCATACAACACACAAACCCAACATCCTGCACAATCTCAACAGCCTCCTCAGCAGGTGGCACTCTATTCTAATGGGAATACTGTAAACCCTGGAACATCTTATGATCAGGCGTCGcagtttaatggcacaaattctgGGTGGAATGGTCAAGTTGCCAACCATGTGGCACCCCCACCACAGCAAATAAACTACG ATGATCAAAGTGGAGCCCTTCCGCCTCCTCCTTGGGAAGCTCCGTCAGTGCCAACCAATGAAATGTCAAATGGCCAATCGGGTGGTATGCATTCTCTCCAACCTCCAACAAGCCAGTTTGGCGGTGTGCAGCCATTACAACCGCAGAACAACTATATGGGAGGTCAACAAACCCAGCCAATGTATAGCAACCAACCGGGAGCTATGCCACCTCAGGCGATGCAACCCAGCCAAATTGTTGGAGCACAAATGCAGCCAGGCTATGGGAACCAGTTTGGGCATCTGCCACCACAGTCCATGCCAATGCCAGGCATGCAATTTGCCGGTATGCAACCTTCACCAATGCCAGTAGCGCAGCCAGGTATGATGTATGCACAACAAATGCCGGGCGCCCAGTTTGGAGGAATGCCACAGCAGCAAATGTATGGTCGTCAGATGGCGTCGCAATATGCGTATGTGCAGCAGTCAGCTGCACAGTACTACAACCAGGGAAGACCAGCGTATGGGTACCCTGGCACCAACGACCTGTCCCAGAGTATGTATGGTCTCTCCATGCAAGACAGCTCCTATGCGGGGATGAATTCGTCCTACCAGACGCCGACCTCTTCATCACCTTCCATGGGGCAACCAATCAGGCCATCGAAACCTGAGGACAAGTTCTTCGGCGATCTTCTCAGTATTGCCAAGACGAAGCAGAACAGGGCTTCATGA